A single region of the Gossypium arboreum isolate Shixiya-1 chromosome 12, ASM2569848v2, whole genome shotgun sequence genome encodes:
- the LOC108477500 gene encoding protein MODIFYING WALL LIGNIN-1-like isoform X2, which yields MNCSEEKQGMHEHRPPTTSSYFLPPTKKIKWPPAAMAKTAPVGCVLIFFVIASLGLVSFALCLVAEAKRTKAEDVKLDGKLCHLPTSHVFGIVVAALICLSIAQITGSVVVCANYWWSSRGKVRNRKAKKPVLFLTAFSWVSFGGAVILMSAATSMNRRQPYGEGWLDGECYAVRGAVYISAGLLNLVAIFALLGAAAVMKTTNPVDQGLKVYAHN from the exons ATGAATTGTTCGGAAGAAAAGCAAGGCATGCATGAACATAGGCCGCCCACCACCTCTTCTTACTTCTTACCTCCAACAAAAAAAATCAAGTGGCCACCAGCTGCCATGGCAAAAACAGCTCCAGTTGGTTGCGTCTTAATCTTCTTTGTCATTGCCTCCCTTGGCCTTGTCTCCTTTGCTTTGTGTCTTGTTGCAGAGGCTAAGAGAACCAAG GCCGAAGATGTCAAGTTGGATGGAAAGCTATGTCATTTACCTACAAGTCATGTCTTTGGAATTGTAGTTGCCGCACTAATCTGTCTCTCAATTGCTCAAATCACAGGGAGCGTAGTAGTGTGTGCAAATTACTGGTGGAGCTCCAGAGGGAAGGTCAGAAACAGAAAGGCCAAGAAACCGGTTCTATTTCTTACAGCATTTTCCTG GGTGAGCTTTGGAGGTGCAGTGATTCTAATGAGTGCAGCCACGAGTATGAATAGAAGGCAGCCCTACGGAGAAGGATGGTTGGACGGGGAATGCTACGCAGTTAGAGGCGCCGTGTACATAAGCGCTGGACTTTTAAACCTGGTTGCAATCTTCGCCTTGCTTGGAGCAGCCGCCGTCATGAAAACCACCAATCCAGTTGATCAAGGCCTCAAAGTATATGCACACAATTAA
- the LOC108479293 gene encoding AP-4 complex subunit epsilon isoform X1 produces MGSQGGFYQSKEFLDLVKSIGEARSKAEEDRIVLNEIETLKRRISEPDIPKRKMKEYIIRLVYIEMLGHDASFGYIHAVKMTHDDSLLVKRTGYLAVTLFLNEDHDLIILIVNTIQKDLKSDNYLVVCAALNAVCKLINEETIPAVLPQVMELLAHPKEAVRKKAIMALHRFYQKSPSSVSHLVSNFRKRLCDNDPGVMGATLCPLFELIARDVNSYKDLVISFVSILKQVAERRLSKAYDCHQMPAPFIQIKLLKILALLGSGDKQASENMYTVVGDIFRKCDSSSNIGNAVLYECICCVSSIYPNPKLLESAADVISRFLKSDSHNLKYMGIDALGRLIKISPEIAEQHQLAVIDCLEDPDDTLKRKTFELLYKMTKSTNVEVIVDRMIDYMISISDNHYKTEIASRCVELAEQFAPSNQWFIQTMNRVFEHAGDLVNIKVAHSLMRLIAEGFGEDDDNADSKLRSSAVESYLRILGEPKLPSVFLQVICWVLGEYGTADGMFSASDITGKLCDVAEAYSNDETVKAYATTALMKIYAFEIAARRKVDMLPECQSLMEELLASHSTDLQQRAYELQAVIGLDAHAVDCIMPSDASCEDIEVDRDLSFLNDYIQEAIEKGAQPYIPESERSGMLNISNFRNQDHHEASSHGLRFEAYELPKPAVQSRIPQALIASTEIVPVPEPMYPRESYQTTMPSIPSDAGSAELKLRLEGVQKKWGRPTYTPATSTSNSTSQKTVNGTSQGDGASTVSSMRETYDSRKPQVEVSHEKQKLAASLFGGSSKTEKRPATGHKAAKASSHMVEKSHVPKSSMEVASDKAASAQQPPDLLDLGEPTATSTALQLDPFKQLEGLLDTTEVASAVNGAPAASISPDIMALYVDTAAGIHNKNDADLLSGLSNPSVTNMPGTTAMPQVTQSSSKRPNPKDSLEKDALCRCGFACSWAVDRTIIQAILVFIYYYQIYARDCHINVIQPY; encoded by the exons ATGGGCTCCCAAGGCGGATTCTACCAGTCCAAGGAATTTCTGGATCTGGTCAAGTCCATCGGCGAGGCTCGATCCAAGGCTGAAGAAGACCGGATTGTTCTCAACGAGATCGAGACTCTCAAACGTCGTATCTCCGAGCCCGACATCCCCAAACGCAAGATGAAAGAGTACATCATCAGATTGGTTTACATCGAGATGCTCGGTCATGACGCTTCCTTCGGTTACATTCATGCCGTTAAGATGACTCACGATGACAGTCTCCTCGTCAAACGAACTGGTTACTTGGCCGTTACGCTCTTCTTGAACGAAGATCATGATTTGATCATTTTGATTGTCAATACCATTCAAAAAGATTTGAAGTCTGACAATTACTTGGTGGTCTGCGCGGCCTTGAATGCCGTGTGTAAGTTGATCAATGAGGAGACCATTCCTGCCGTTTTGCCGCAGGTTATGGAGTTGCTCGCACATCCCAAGGAGGCCGTACGGAAGAAGGCCATCATGGCTCTCCATCGCTTTTATCAGAAATCCCCCTCTTCCGTCTCGCATCTTGTCTCCAATTTTCGCAAG AGGCTTTGTGATAATGATCCTGGAGTTATGGGAGCAACCCTTTGTCCGCTTTTTGAACTTATAGCAAGAGATGTTAATTCTTACAAAGATTTGGTCATCAGCTTTGTAAGCATTCTTAAACAAGTAGCTGAACGCAGACTATCAAAGGCTTATGACTGCCATCAAATGCCAGCTCCATTTATTCAG ATCAAGTTGCTTAAAATTCTGGCGTTGCTTGGAAGTGGTGATAAGCAAGCAAGTGAAAACATGTATACTGTAGTGGGAGACATATTCCGAAAATGTGATTCATCAAGTAATATAGGAAATGCTGTACTTTATGAGTGCATATGCTGTGTTTCTTCTATATATCCCAATCCCAAGTTATTAGAGTCTGCAGCCGATGTTATATCAAGATTTTTAAAG AGTGACAGTCACAACCTAAAATACATGGGCATTGATGCTCTTGGCCGATTGATAAAGATAAGTCCAGAGATTGCTGAGCAACATCAGCTGGCTGTGATTGATTGCTTAGAG GACCCCGATGACACTCTGAAGAGGAAAACTTTtgaactactttacaaaatgaccaagtctacAAATGTGGAGGTTATTGTTGATCGCATGATTGATTACATGATTAGCATTAGTGATAATCATTATAAAACTGAAATAGCATCTCGATGTGTTGAACTTGCGGAGCAATTTGCACCAAGCAATCAGTGGTTCATCCAG ACCATGAATAGAGTTTTTGAGCATGCGGGAGATCTGGTCAATATTAAGGTAGCACATAGTTTGATGCGGTTGATTGCTGAGGGATTCGGAGAGGATGATGATAATGCAGATAGTAAATTGAGATCATCTGCT GTGGAGTCATATTTGCGCATTCTTGGTGAGCCAAAGTTGCCATCTGTTTTCCTTCAG GTAATCTGTTGGGTATTGGGGGAATATGGAACAGCTGACGGAATGTTCTCTGCTTCTGACATTACTGGGAAGCTGTGTGATGTGGCAGAGGCTTATTCTAATGATGAGACTGTTAAG GCATATGCAACTACAGCTCTCATGAAAATATATGCGTTTGAAATAGCAGCTCGTAGGAAAGTAGATATGCTGCCTGAG TGCCAATCTTTAATGGAAGAGTTATTGGCTTCTCACTCAACAGATTTACAGCAACGTGCCTATGAACTGCAAGCAGTGATTGGGCTTGATGCTCATGCTGTTGATTGTATTATGCCATCAGATGCAAGTTGTGAAGATATTGAG GTTGATAGAGACCTTTCTTTCCTTAATGATTATATCCAAGAAGCAATAGAAAAAGGTGCTCAGCCCTATATTCCTGAGAGTGAACGCTCTGGAATGTTAAATATCAGCAATTTTAGGAACCAAGATCACCACGAGGCTTCATCACATGGTCTTAGGTTTGAGGCTTATGAGCTCCCAAAACCAGCTGTGCAGTCCAGGATCCCTCAAGCATTAATTGCTTCAACTGAAATAGTTCCAGTGCCTGAGCCAATGTATCCTAGGGAGAGCTACCAGACTACTATGCCATCTATTCCATCAGATGCAGGATCAGCGGAGCTCAAGCTACGACTAGAGGGAGTACAAAAGAAATGGGGTAGACCGACATATACACCTGCTACATCTACCTCAAATTCCACATCACAGAAAACAGTTAATGGGACTTCACAAGGTGATGGGGCAAGTACCGTAAGTTCAATGCGTGAAACGTATGATTCAAGGAAACCACAAGTTGAAGTTTCTCATGAGAAGCAGAAACTTGCTGCTTCACTGTTTGGAGGTTCATCAAAAACGGAAAAGAGGCCTGCTACTGGTCATAAGGCTGCAAAGGCAAGCAGCCACATGGTGGAGAAGTCTCATGTGCCAAAGTCTAGTATGGAAGTTGCATCAGATAAGGCCGCTTCTGCTCAGCAACCTCCGGACTTGCTTGATTTGGGGGAACCAACTGCCACAAGTACTGCTCTTCAACTAGATCCATTTAAACAATTGGAGGGCCTTCTCGACACAACTGAAGTTGCTTCAGCTGTAAATGGTGCACCTGCTGCTTCCATATCACCTGATATAATGGCATTGTATGTTGACACGGCTGCTGGTATACACAATAAAAATGATGCTGATCTTTTATCTGGCTTGTCAAATCCTTCAGTGACAAACATGCCTGGCACTACTGCAATGCCGCAAGTAACACAAAGCAGCAGTAAACGGCCAAACCCTAAAGATTCCTTGGAAAAGGATGCATTG TGCCGGTGCGGTTTTGCATGCAGCTGGGCAGTTGATAGGACAATCATACAGGCTATATtggtatttatttattattaccaGATATATGCCAGGGATTGTCATATAAATGTGATCCAGCCATATTGA
- the LOC108477180 gene encoding uncharacterized protein LOC108477180, translating to MDCRNGGGPVTTIGKRQSDLKKSFKLAVRSLLTTCPTQEFSKAFPKFSSVEQEHLHQLFIQVITSLHGNIEDEFESLCNETQVGDALDTVEQLVEEQSLDHLSSDRTNVMDAVHNFSAAKKAEIHYLRGLLERAEEHNRLIQARVDLLRNKTQEVPDIKDVIGKLRGGILSYKGTQNVEL from the exons ATGGATTGCAGAAATGGCGGTGGTCCAGTCACAACAATAGGCAAAAGGCAATCCGATTTGAAGAAGTCTTTCAAGCTCGCCGTTCGCTCTCTTCTCACTACTTGTCCTACACAG GAATTCAGCAAAGCGTTTCCAAAATTTTCGAGTGTCGAGCAAGAACATCTCCACCAGCTTTTTATTCAG GTCATTACCTCTTTACATGGGAATATAGAG GACGAATTTGAGTCTTTATGCAATGAAACACAG GTAGGAGATGCCCTTGATACCGTGGAGCAACTTGTGGAAGAACAATCTCTTGACCATTTGTCTTCAGATAG GACTAATGTAATGGATGCAGTGCACAATTTTTCAGCAGCAAAGAAAGCTGAGATCCATTACTTAAGAGGCCTGCTGGAAAGG GCTGAAGAACATAATCGGCTCATTCAAGCTCGGGTGGACCTACTTAGGAATAAGACACAAGAAGTCCCGGACATAAAAGATGTTATTGGGAAG TTGAGAGGTGGAATTTTAAGTTACAAGGGAACACAAAATGTGGAGCTTTAA
- the LOC108479293 gene encoding AP-4 complex subunit epsilon isoform X2 yields the protein MGSQGGFYQSKEFLDLVKSIGEARSKAEEDRIVLNEIETLKRRISEPDIPKRKMKEYIIRLVYIEMLGHDASFGYIHAVKMTHDDSLLVKRTGYLAVTLFLNEDHDLIILIVNTIQKDLKSDNYLVVCAALNAVCKLINEETIPAVLPQVMELLAHPKEAVRKKAIMALHRFYQKSPSSVSHLVSNFRKRLCDNDPGVMGATLCPLFELIARDVNSYKDLVISFVSILKQVAERRLSKAYDCHQMPAPFIQIKLLKILALLGSGDKQASENMYTVVGDIFRKCDSSSNIGNAVLYECICCVSSIYPNPKLLESAADVISRFLKSDSHNLKYMGIDALGRLIKISPEIAEQHQLAVIDCLEDPDDTLKRKTFELLYKMTKSTNVEVIVDRMIDYMISISDNHYKTEIASRCVELAEQFAPSNQWFIQTMNRVFEHAGDLVNIKVAHSLMRLIAEGFGEDDDNADSKLRSSAVESYLRILGEPKLPSVFLQVICWVLGEYGTADGMFSASDITGKLCDVAEAYSNDETVKAYATTALMKIYAFEIAARRKVDMLPECQSLMEELLASHSTDLQQRAYELQAVIGLDAHAVDCIMPSDASCEDIEVDRDLSFLNDYIQEAIEKGAQPYIPESERSGMLNISNFRNQDHHEASSHGLRFEAYELPKPAVQSRIPQALIASTEIVPVPEPMYPRESYQTTMPSIPSDAGSAELKLRLEGVQKKWGRPTYTPATSTSNSTSQKTVNGTSQGDGASTVSSMRETYDSRKPQVEVSHEKQKLAASLFGGSSKTEKRPATGHKAAKASSHMVEKSHVPKSSMEVASDKAASAQQPPDLLDLGEPTATSTALQLDPFKQLEGLLDTTEVASAVNGAPAASISPDIMALYVDTAAGIHNKNDADLLSGLSNPSVTNMPGTTAMPQVTQSSSKRPNPKDSLEKDALVRQMGVNPSSQNPNLFKDLLG from the exons ATGGGCTCCCAAGGCGGATTCTACCAGTCCAAGGAATTTCTGGATCTGGTCAAGTCCATCGGCGAGGCTCGATCCAAGGCTGAAGAAGACCGGATTGTTCTCAACGAGATCGAGACTCTCAAACGTCGTATCTCCGAGCCCGACATCCCCAAACGCAAGATGAAAGAGTACATCATCAGATTGGTTTACATCGAGATGCTCGGTCATGACGCTTCCTTCGGTTACATTCATGCCGTTAAGATGACTCACGATGACAGTCTCCTCGTCAAACGAACTGGTTACTTGGCCGTTACGCTCTTCTTGAACGAAGATCATGATTTGATCATTTTGATTGTCAATACCATTCAAAAAGATTTGAAGTCTGACAATTACTTGGTGGTCTGCGCGGCCTTGAATGCCGTGTGTAAGTTGATCAATGAGGAGACCATTCCTGCCGTTTTGCCGCAGGTTATGGAGTTGCTCGCACATCCCAAGGAGGCCGTACGGAAGAAGGCCATCATGGCTCTCCATCGCTTTTATCAGAAATCCCCCTCTTCCGTCTCGCATCTTGTCTCCAATTTTCGCAAG AGGCTTTGTGATAATGATCCTGGAGTTATGGGAGCAACCCTTTGTCCGCTTTTTGAACTTATAGCAAGAGATGTTAATTCTTACAAAGATTTGGTCATCAGCTTTGTAAGCATTCTTAAACAAGTAGCTGAACGCAGACTATCAAAGGCTTATGACTGCCATCAAATGCCAGCTCCATTTATTCAG ATCAAGTTGCTTAAAATTCTGGCGTTGCTTGGAAGTGGTGATAAGCAAGCAAGTGAAAACATGTATACTGTAGTGGGAGACATATTCCGAAAATGTGATTCATCAAGTAATATAGGAAATGCTGTACTTTATGAGTGCATATGCTGTGTTTCTTCTATATATCCCAATCCCAAGTTATTAGAGTCTGCAGCCGATGTTATATCAAGATTTTTAAAG AGTGACAGTCACAACCTAAAATACATGGGCATTGATGCTCTTGGCCGATTGATAAAGATAAGTCCAGAGATTGCTGAGCAACATCAGCTGGCTGTGATTGATTGCTTAGAG GACCCCGATGACACTCTGAAGAGGAAAACTTTtgaactactttacaaaatgaccaagtctacAAATGTGGAGGTTATTGTTGATCGCATGATTGATTACATGATTAGCATTAGTGATAATCATTATAAAACTGAAATAGCATCTCGATGTGTTGAACTTGCGGAGCAATTTGCACCAAGCAATCAGTGGTTCATCCAG ACCATGAATAGAGTTTTTGAGCATGCGGGAGATCTGGTCAATATTAAGGTAGCACATAGTTTGATGCGGTTGATTGCTGAGGGATTCGGAGAGGATGATGATAATGCAGATAGTAAATTGAGATCATCTGCT GTGGAGTCATATTTGCGCATTCTTGGTGAGCCAAAGTTGCCATCTGTTTTCCTTCAG GTAATCTGTTGGGTATTGGGGGAATATGGAACAGCTGACGGAATGTTCTCTGCTTCTGACATTACTGGGAAGCTGTGTGATGTGGCAGAGGCTTATTCTAATGATGAGACTGTTAAG GCATATGCAACTACAGCTCTCATGAAAATATATGCGTTTGAAATAGCAGCTCGTAGGAAAGTAGATATGCTGCCTGAG TGCCAATCTTTAATGGAAGAGTTATTGGCTTCTCACTCAACAGATTTACAGCAACGTGCCTATGAACTGCAAGCAGTGATTGGGCTTGATGCTCATGCTGTTGATTGTATTATGCCATCAGATGCAAGTTGTGAAGATATTGAG GTTGATAGAGACCTTTCTTTCCTTAATGATTATATCCAAGAAGCAATAGAAAAAGGTGCTCAGCCCTATATTCCTGAGAGTGAACGCTCTGGAATGTTAAATATCAGCAATTTTAGGAACCAAGATCACCACGAGGCTTCATCACATGGTCTTAGGTTTGAGGCTTATGAGCTCCCAAAACCAGCTGTGCAGTCCAGGATCCCTCAAGCATTAATTGCTTCAACTGAAATAGTTCCAGTGCCTGAGCCAATGTATCCTAGGGAGAGCTACCAGACTACTATGCCATCTATTCCATCAGATGCAGGATCAGCGGAGCTCAAGCTACGACTAGAGGGAGTACAAAAGAAATGGGGTAGACCGACATATACACCTGCTACATCTACCTCAAATTCCACATCACAGAAAACAGTTAATGGGACTTCACAAGGTGATGGGGCAAGTACCGTAAGTTCAATGCGTGAAACGTATGATTCAAGGAAACCACAAGTTGAAGTTTCTCATGAGAAGCAGAAACTTGCTGCTTCACTGTTTGGAGGTTCATCAAAAACGGAAAAGAGGCCTGCTACTGGTCATAAGGCTGCAAAGGCAAGCAGCCACATGGTGGAGAAGTCTCATGTGCCAAAGTCTAGTATGGAAGTTGCATCAGATAAGGCCGCTTCTGCTCAGCAACCTCCGGACTTGCTTGATTTGGGGGAACCAACTGCCACAAGTACTGCTCTTCAACTAGATCCATTTAAACAATTGGAGGGCCTTCTCGACACAACTGAAGTTGCTTCAGCTGTAAATGGTGCACCTGCTGCTTCCATATCACCTGATATAATGGCATTGTATGTTGACACGGCTGCTGGTATACACAATAAAAATGATGCTGATCTTTTATCTGGCTTGTCAAATCCTTCAGTGACAAACATGCCTGGCACTACTGCAATGCCGCAAGTAACACAAAGCAGCAGTAAACGGCCAAACCCTAAAGATTCCTTGGAAAAGGATGCATTGGTGAGGCAGATGGGTGTGAATCCATCGAGTCAGAATCCAAACTTGTTTAAAGATTTACTTGGGTGA
- the LOC108478896 gene encoding uncharacterized protein LOC108478896 — MPSNSKLPSSRSARDGRRNAFVWCGVIICTLLTLAVIIAGIVIFVGYLVMHPRVPYVSVVNAQLDRIQIDHFNGFLEILVTITIRARNGNRLAHATFLHSNYTLSFEGEDIAQLVAPAFEVTKNSSVDFNYEVQSSPIPLGPEQADQVEAGFNKDLITFGLKGGARVRWKVGRLGPLEFSCHLDCRLHFHASNLSYVPSSCTSKAK; from the coding sequence ATGCCCTCAAACTCAAAGCTACCTTCATCGCGATCGGctagggatggacggaggaatGCATTTGTGTGGTGTGGTGTCATCATCTGCACACTTCTCACCTTAGCAGTCATCATCGCCGGCATTGTTATATTCGTAGGCTACTTGGTTATGCATCCCAGGGTACCTTACGTTAGCGTCGTAAACGCTCAGCTCGACCGGATTCAGATCGATCACTTTAACGGTTTTCTTGAAATACTGGTTACTATAACAATTAGAGCTCGGAATGGGAACCGATTGGCACATGCCACCTTCCTACATTCTAATTACACGCTTAGCTTCGAAGGAGAAGACATAGCCCAGTTGGTAGCACCAGCTTTTGAAGTAACTAAGAACAGTTCGGTTGATTTTAACTATGAAGTGCAATCATCACCCATACCCTTGGGTCCAGAACAAGCAGATCAAGTGGAGGCCGGTTTTAATAAAGATTTGATTACGTTCGGCTTGAAGGGAGGCGCCCGGGTGAGATGGAAAGTTGGGCGGCTTGGGCCGCTGGAGTTCTCGTGTCATCTCGATTGTCGGTTGCATTTCCATGCCTCCAATCTATCCTACGTTCCTTCAAGCTGTACTTCCAAGGCCAAATGa
- the LOC108477500 gene encoding protein MODIFYING WALL LIGNIN-1-like isoform X1, translating into MNCSEEKQGMHEHRPPTTSSYFLPPTKKIKWPPAAMAKTAPVGCVLIFFVIASLGLVSFALCLVAEAKRTKAEDVKLDGKLCHLPTSHVFGIVVAALICLSIAQITGSVVVCANYWWSSRGKVRNRKAKKPVLFLTAFSCRVSFGGAVILMSAATSMNRRQPYGEGWLDGECYAVRGAVYISAGLLNLVAIFALLGAAAVMKTTNPVDQGLKVYAHN; encoded by the exons ATGAATTGTTCGGAAGAAAAGCAAGGCATGCATGAACATAGGCCGCCCACCACCTCTTCTTACTTCTTACCTCCAACAAAAAAAATCAAGTGGCCACCAGCTGCCATGGCAAAAACAGCTCCAGTTGGTTGCGTCTTAATCTTCTTTGTCATTGCCTCCCTTGGCCTTGTCTCCTTTGCTTTGTGTCTTGTTGCAGAGGCTAAGAGAACCAAG GCCGAAGATGTCAAGTTGGATGGAAAGCTATGTCATTTACCTACAAGTCATGTCTTTGGAATTGTAGTTGCCGCACTAATCTGTCTCTCAATTGCTCAAATCACAGGGAGCGTAGTAGTGTGTGCAAATTACTGGTGGAGCTCCAGAGGGAAGGTCAGAAACAGAAAGGCCAAGAAACCGGTTCTATTTCTTACAGCATTTTCCTG cagGGTGAGCTTTGGAGGTGCAGTGATTCTAATGAGTGCAGCCACGAGTATGAATAGAAGGCAGCCCTACGGAGAAGGATGGTTGGACGGGGAATGCTACGCAGTTAGAGGCGCCGTGTACATAAGCGCTGGACTTTTAAACCTGGTTGCAATCTTCGCCTTGCTTGGAGCAGCCGCCGTCATGAAAACCACCAATCCAGTTGATCAAGGCCTCAAAGTATATGCACACAATTAA